A single window of Synechococcus sp. CBW1004 DNA harbors:
- a CDS encoding CaiB/BaiF CoA-transferase family protein: MAVSSVTRLPLDSIRVIDLGHEWSCPHAARFLADYGAEVIKIEYTKRLDFLRGGITRNRAYDGKLPFWQVHRNKKSLTLDLRDVLERDIFERLVCESDIVLENSRPGVMDRLGLGYQRLRELKPDIIMVSMSAFGSTGPESQHRGYGGTIEAMAGIQSLTAYQPDSPPRRIREMDVTNGIMGAAAALTALIARQHHGVGEWIDLSEAESASHALLGEHMLACTTNGSNSQPIGNRHPEFAPQGCYPCLEDDSWLVLTVQNDSEWASLCVLLERPDLAADERLSTASGRHQHHDEIDAEISSWSRSRQSLEACEQLQAAGIAAGPVMSMQDLTTDQHLLERSYFLTPEQGDRHSRYPGFPFRMTRSSGRLTSRGPALGAHNHEIVCDLLGLPEQRVPQIDESKLGTSLDPLGDLSQG, encoded by the coding sequence TTGGCCGTTTCGTCCGTGACACGCCTTCCTCTCGATTCCATCAGGGTCATTGATCTTGGGCACGAATGGTCTTGCCCCCACGCTGCGCGCTTCCTGGCTGACTACGGCGCAGAAGTGATCAAAATCGAGTACACCAAGCGCCTTGATTTCTTGAGAGGTGGCATCACAAGGAATCGTGCTTACGACGGTAAGCTTCCATTCTGGCAGGTTCATCGCAACAAGAAGTCGCTGACTCTCGATCTTCGAGATGTCTTGGAAAGGGACATTTTCGAGAGGCTGGTCTGCGAGAGTGACATTGTTCTTGAAAACTCTCGGCCTGGAGTCATGGACAGGTTGGGGCTTGGATATCAACGCCTTCGTGAGCTCAAGCCTGACATCATCATGGTGTCCATGTCGGCTTTCGGCAGCACAGGGCCCGAATCCCAACATCGAGGCTATGGCGGCACGATTGAAGCGATGGCTGGAATTCAATCACTCACGGCTTATCAGCCGGACAGCCCACCCCGTCGTATTCGTGAGATGGATGTCACCAATGGAATCATGGGGGCCGCTGCTGCACTCACCGCACTGATCGCTCGTCAGCATCATGGAGTTGGTGAATGGATCGATCTATCTGAAGCCGAGTCTGCCAGTCATGCGCTGCTTGGTGAGCATATGCTTGCCTGCACCACGAATGGTTCAAATAGTCAACCGATCGGAAATCGGCATCCCGAGTTTGCCCCCCAGGGGTGCTACCCCTGTCTTGAAGATGATTCGTGGCTGGTTCTCACAGTCCAGAACGACTCAGAATGGGCGTCCCTCTGTGTGCTTCTCGAGCGGCCTGACCTTGCTGCAGATGAGCGCCTGTCGACGGCCTCAGGGCGTCATCAGCACCATGATGAGATCGATGCTGAGATCAGTTCCTGGTCACGTTCCCGCCAATCCCTTGAGGCCTGCGAGCAACTTCAGGCAGCTGGAATCGCGGCAGGACCTGTGATGTCGATGCAGGATCTGACCACGGATCAGCATTTGCTCGAGCGATCCTATTTTCTGACTCCCGAGCAGGGCGACCGCCACAGTCGCTATCCCGGTTTTCCATTCAGGATGACCAGAAGCAGCGGCAGACTCACCAGCCGCGGTCCCGCCCTTGGGGCCCATAATCATGAGATCGTCTGTGACCTGCTTGGACTCCCGGAGCAGCGAGTCCCTCAGATCGATGAATCAAAGCTGGGAACCAGCCTGGATCCTCTTGGTGATCTGTCGCAGGGATGA
- a CDS encoding class I SAM-dependent methyltransferase — translation MEGAQQVPADCSPLEATINRRYDETMYEKTALDFYRGSDYVNYGYWEAGTDNGKDAGDRLMEELLDTIPSKQGLILDVACGKGETSKYLSRYYEPRNITGINISDKQLESCRANLPEATFLHMDAVEMGFEGEHFDAVICVEAAFHFNTRRRFLEEALRVLRPGGHLVLSDILRTSNVTDYHQRTVAENHLEGIHEYQQMLEEIGFQSVTIKDATEQCWHGHFRQAIRFGHERLLQRQISTEELRSRLEVYYQRIEYTQHYVLVSARKPVI, via the coding sequence ATGGAAGGCGCGCAGCAGGTGCCTGCAGACTGTTCGCCACTGGAGGCGACGATCAACAGGCGTTATGACGAGACGATGTATGAAAAGACGGCCCTCGATTTCTATCGCGGCAGTGATTATGTCAACTATGGCTACTGGGAGGCCGGCACGGACAACGGCAAGGACGCCGGCGACCGACTGATGGAGGAGCTATTGGACACTATCCCATCAAAACAGGGGCTGATCCTGGATGTGGCATGCGGGAAAGGTGAAACCTCAAAATATCTGAGCAGGTATTACGAGCCCCGAAATATCACGGGCATCAACATTTCAGACAAACAACTGGAGAGCTGCAGGGCCAATCTCCCCGAGGCTACGTTTCTGCACATGGATGCCGTGGAGATGGGGTTTGAAGGCGAACACTTTGACGCCGTGATCTGTGTCGAGGCAGCCTTCCACTTCAACACGCGACGACGCTTCCTCGAAGAGGCGCTCAGGGTCCTGCGGCCGGGAGGTCACCTGGTGCTTAGTGACATTCTCCGCACCAGCAATGTGACGGACTATCACCAGCGAACAGTGGCCGAGAACCACCTTGAAGGCATCCATGAATACCAGCAGATGCTGGAAGAGATTGGCTTCCAGTCCGTGACCATCAAGGATGCGACTGAACAATGCTGGCATGGCCACTTCCGGCAAGCCATCCGATTCGGACACGAGCGGCTGCTGCAGCGTCAGATCTCAACAGAAGAGCTCAGGTCGAGGCTGGAGGTTTACTACCAGCGAATTGAATACACACAGCACTACGTGCTCGTTTCAGCCCGCAAGCCTGTAATCTGA
- a CDS encoding sulfotransferase, with protein MEEQGYDVDDPIGPETSLVQDLGFSSLDFVQLIVDIEAKWARKLGFQDLLLKNGVYVKDVSVSEIESFLAAQLSSVDAPSAPPGPVSATSGHSAVRQAAIPGDAIPPITAESVVAFRQSIRPRQLPAGSSSTPKNPRAVFVLSPPRSGTTLFRVILAGHPRLFAPPELYLLMYDDLQQRRLELAGDANSHLLEGTMRALVELEACSADEAEARMAAWEQQSLPTRDFYGYLQSRLGDRLLVDKTPLYPLDPSILARAELDFEEPLYIHLVRHPYGMIRSYEESQLDRFAPVLYENSFHRRQLAELTWYVSHRNILDFKASVPDGRWLQLGFESLVTQPEHEISRLCQFLGLDLDPAMLQPYSQPERRMLSGAKQLTRMPGDLKFHLHKGIDPEAATRWQQFLPSDFLGDLTWDLAEQFGYERQQVRQLLEAQGLLR; from the coding sequence ATGGAAGAGCAGGGGTATGACGTCGATGATCCGATCGGCCCCGAGACTTCCCTTGTCCAAGACCTGGGCTTTTCGTCGCTTGACTTTGTTCAGTTGATTGTTGACATTGAGGCGAAGTGGGCCAGGAAACTCGGATTCCAGGATTTACTGCTGAAAAATGGCGTCTATGTCAAGGACGTCTCCGTCTCCGAGATTGAGTCATTCCTTGCTGCGCAGTTGTCGTCGGTGGACGCTCCCTCTGCGCCTCCGGGCCCGGTTTCCGCGACTTCAGGGCACTCCGCAGTGCGCCAGGCTGCGATTCCCGGTGATGCCATTCCGCCGATCACCGCCGAGTCGGTGGTTGCCTTCCGTCAGTCGATCCGGCCGCGTCAGCTGCCGGCGGGTTCGTCATCAACGCCGAAGAATCCCAGGGCGGTGTTTGTCCTCTCGCCTCCCCGTTCGGGGACCACCCTGTTTCGTGTGATCCTGGCGGGTCACCCCAGATTGTTCGCTCCGCCTGAGCTCTATCTGCTCATGTACGACGATCTGCAGCAGCGTCGTCTCGAGCTCGCAGGCGATGCCAACAGCCATCTGCTCGAGGGGACCATGCGTGCCCTGGTTGAGCTTGAGGCCTGCTCGGCCGACGAGGCGGAAGCCAGGATGGCGGCCTGGGAGCAGCAGTCGCTGCCGACCCGCGACTTCTACGGCTATCTCCAATCGCGTCTTGGCGATCGGCTGTTGGTGGACAAGACGCCCCTTTATCCGCTGGATCCCAGCATCCTGGCGCGTGCGGAGCTGGATTTCGAAGAGCCTCTGTACATCCATCTCGTGCGCCATCCGTATGGCATGATCCGTTCCTATGAGGAATCACAGTTAGACCGTTTTGCGCCAGTTCTCTATGAGAACTCATTCCACCGGAGGCAGCTTGCCGAGCTCACCTGGTATGTGAGTCACCGCAACATTCTGGATTTCAAGGCTTCCGTTCCTGATGGCCGATGGTTGCAACTCGGCTTTGAATCTCTGGTCACCCAGCCTGAGCATGAGATCTCGCGGCTTTGCCAGTTCCTTGGCCTCGATCTGGATCCAGCCATGCTCCAGCCCTACAGCCAGCCGGAGCGACGCATGCTCTCCGGCGCCAAGCAGTTGACGCGCATGCCTGGCGATCTCAAGTTCCACCTGCACAAGGGCATTGATCCCGAGGCTGCCACACGTTGGCAGCAGTTCCTGCCTTCCGATTTCCTCGGCGATCTCACCTGGGACCTCGCTGAGCAGTTCGGCTACGAGAGGCAGCAGGTGCGGCAACTGCTGGAGGCTCAGGGCCTGCTCCGCTGA
- a CDS encoding TIGR01777 family oxidoreductase produces MRLLLLGCTGFVGRDLVPYLLELGHHVTLVSRRDLPFPGPLADRLVCLKLDPSDPASWRQDSLRQALAAADGVVNLAGEPIAEKRWTPAHQRLLMDSRVRTTESLVTAMASLAVPPKVLIQASAVGYYGTSGEAVFREDSPAGDDYLARICQRWEAAAAKVPSGVRLVTLRIGIVLGPDGGALGKMLPVFRLGFGGPVGNGQQWMSWIHRHDLVRLIATALEDPAYSGTYNAVAPQPSRMGDFAAELGRVLGRPSLLPVPGPLLQLLLGDGAQVVLQGQQVLPARLQAQGFPFRYPDLNAALVAATSPGPR; encoded by the coding sequence ATGAGGCTGCTGCTGCTGGGTTGCACCGGGTTCGTGGGTCGGGATCTCGTGCCCTATCTGCTGGAGCTTGGGCACCACGTCACTCTGGTCAGCCGTCGTGATCTTCCCTTCCCTGGCCCGCTGGCCGATCGGTTGGTCTGTCTGAAGCTGGATCCTTCCGATCCCGCCAGCTGGCGTCAGGACTCGCTGCGTCAGGCTCTTGCCGCGGCAGATGGTGTCGTCAACCTGGCTGGTGAGCCCATCGCCGAAAAGCGCTGGACACCCGCCCACCAGCGGTTGCTGATGGACAGCAGGGTTCGCACCACCGAGTCTCTGGTCACCGCGATGGCCTCCCTCGCGGTACCGCCCAAGGTGCTGATCCAGGCCTCGGCCGTCGGCTACTACGGCACCAGCGGCGAGGCGGTCTTCCGCGAGGACAGCCCCGCCGGCGATGATTACCTCGCTCGGATCTGTCAGCGCTGGGAGGCGGCCGCCGCCAAGGTGCCGTCCGGGGTGCGGCTGGTGACGCTGCGGATCGGCATCGTGCTCGGCCCCGATGGGGGCGCTCTCGGCAAGATGCTGCCTGTGTTCCGGCTCGGCTTCGGCGGTCCGGTCGGGAATGGCCAGCAGTGGATGAGCTGGATTCATCGCCACGACCTGGTGCGGCTGATCGCCACCGCCCTGGAGGATCCCGCCTATAGCGGCACCTACAACGCCGTGGCGCCCCAGCCCAGCCGCATGGGGGACTTCGCGGCCGAACTGGGCCGCGTGCTGGGTCGCCCGAGCCTGCTGCCGGTGCCCGGGCCGCTGCTGCAACTCCTGCTCGGTGACGGGGCCCAGGTGGTGCTCCAGGGGCAGCAGGTGCTGCCGGCACGCCTGCAGGCCCAGGGTTTCCCGTTCCGCTATCCCGATCTCAACGCTGCCCTCGTCGCCGCCACCAGCCCAGGGCCCCGCTGA
- a CDS encoding lipid-A-disaccharide synthase-related protein, with the protein MLLLSNGHGEDLSGALLARELRQRGVTVEALPLVGHGHAYRQAGIPVLGPTRDFSTGGLGYTSLGGRLTELREGQYVDLVRRLGNLRGRRDRLIVAVGDLLPVLVAWLCRRPAVVYLVAYSSHYEGRLRLPWPCGWLLRRRRMLGIWSRDPLTADDLSTQLARPVHFLGNPFLDLVASEDAPIPNDAQQSLAVLPGSRLPEALRNFERLLGLLGRLPERLQQPRRLALRAALVSSLDAERLGRLAAPQGWRLQPGRGVADGLAPQVLIRGEQRLQLHWGRFPAVLRGSDLVVSMTGTAAEQAVGLGKPVLQVEGEGPQFTAGFAEAQRRLLGPGLLCAHGEGHDHLQASADLMARALDRLADREQGPAWRAELTEIGQQRIGPPGGSQRMAAAIMEVLSSLPPGV; encoded by the coding sequence GTGCTGCTGCTGAGCAACGGCCACGGCGAAGACCTCAGTGGTGCGCTGCTGGCCCGTGAACTGCGGCAGCGGGGTGTGACGGTGGAGGCCCTTCCCCTGGTGGGTCATGGCCACGCCTACCGCCAGGCGGGGATCCCGGTGCTGGGTCCCACCCGGGATTTCAGCACCGGCGGACTCGGCTACACCAGCCTGGGCGGGCGTCTCACCGAACTGCGGGAGGGGCAGTACGTCGACCTGGTGAGGCGGCTCGGCAACCTGCGCGGTCGCCGCGACCGCCTGATCGTGGCGGTCGGCGACCTGCTGCCGGTGCTGGTGGCCTGGCTCTGCCGCAGGCCGGCTGTCGTCTATCTGGTGGCCTACTCCAGCCATTACGAAGGGCGGCTGCGGCTGCCCTGGCCCTGCGGCTGGCTGCTGCGCCGCCGCCGCATGCTGGGCATCTGGAGCCGCGACCCCCTCACAGCCGACGACCTGAGCACCCAGCTGGCGCGGCCGGTGCACTTTCTCGGCAATCCCTTTCTCGACCTGGTCGCCAGCGAGGATGCACCCATCCCGAACGACGCGCAGCAGAGCCTGGCCGTGCTCCCCGGCAGCCGCCTGCCGGAGGCCCTGCGGAACTTCGAACGGCTGCTGGGTCTGCTCGGTCGCCTGCCGGAACGGCTGCAGCAGCCCCGGCGGCTTGCCCTGCGGGCAGCCCTGGTGAGCAGCCTCGACGCCGAGCGCCTCGGGCGCCTCGCCGCTCCGCAGGGCTGGCGGCTGCAGCCCGGCCGGGGCGTCGCCGATGGCCTGGCCCCCCAGGTGCTGATCCGCGGAGAGCAGCGGCTGCAACTGCACTGGGGGCGGTTCCCGGCCGTGCTGCGAGGCAGTGATCTGGTGGTGTCGATGACCGGAACGGCGGCGGAACAGGCCGTAGGCCTGGGCAAGCCCGTGCTGCAGGTGGAAGGGGAGGGGCCCCAGTTCACCGCGGGCTTCGCAGAGGCGCAGCGGCGTCTTCTCGGTCCGGGGTTGCTCTGTGCGCACGGCGAGGGCCATGACCATCTGCAGGCCAGCGCCGACCTGATGGCCCGTGCCTTGGATCGCCTGGCGGACAGGGAGCAGGGCCCGGCCTGGCGGGCGGAACTCACCGAGATCGGCCAGCAACGGATCGGTCCGCCCGGCGGCAGCCAGCGCATGGCAGCGGCGATCATGGAGGTCCTCTCCTCGCTTCCCCCCGGCGTCTGA
- a CDS encoding iron-sulfur cluster assembly accessory protein, producing MSSPSPSATAPQAAPEAADAIQASAPAPTHTGVDGRGILITEPAMRQLASLMQQQGDDKVLRVGVRSGGCSGMSYTMDFIDAGAIRDDDEIYTYEPEGAPCFRVVSDPKSLLYIYGMQLDFSSALIGGGFNFTNPNASQTCGCGSSFAV from the coding sequence ATGAGTTCTCCCAGCCCGAGCGCCACCGCCCCCCAGGCCGCCCCTGAGGCCGCCGACGCGATCCAGGCCAGCGCGCCGGCGCCCACCCACACCGGTGTCGACGGCCGCGGCATCCTGATCACCGAGCCAGCCATGCGTCAGCTGGCGTCCCTGATGCAGCAGCAGGGCGACGACAAGGTGCTGCGGGTGGGCGTCCGCTCGGGCGGCTGCAGTGGCATGAGCTACACGATGGATTTCATCGACGCCGGCGCCATCCGCGATGACGACGAGATCTACACCTATGAACCGGAGGGAGCCCCCTGCTTCCGCGTCGTCAGCGACCCCAAGTCGCTGCTGTACATCTATGGCATGCAGCTCGATTTCTCTTCGGCCCTGATCGGTGGCGGCTTCAACTTCACCAATCCCAATGCCAGCCAGACCTGCGGCTGCGGCAGCTCCTTCGCGGTCTGA
- the zds gene encoding 9,9'-di-cis-zeta-carotene desaturase, with amino-acid sequence MRVAIVGAGLAGLSAAVDLVDAGHEVDLYEARPFLGGKVGSWVDDDGNHIEMGLHVFFFNYANLFALMRKVGAIDNLLPKEHTHLFVNAGGDLRELDFRFPIGAPFNGLKAFFTTPQLDWIDKLRNALALGTSPIVRGLIDYEGAMKVIRDLDRISFHQWFLSHGGSEQSIRRMWNPIAYALGFIDCEAISARCMLTIFMMFAAKTEASKLNLLKGSPHRWLTGPILEYIQQRGGRLHLRHRVTEVLFEEGEAGSDGLPGTRVNGLKLGTPEGEISVQADAYLAACDVPGIQRMIPETWRRWPLFDNIHRLEAVPVATVQLRYDGWVTELGETAAAEAHRRDLSHPAGLDNLLYTADADFSCFSDLALSSPVDYRKPGLGSLLQCVLTPGDPWIPKKTEEIVAHTDAQVRQLFPSARNLKLVWSNVVKLAQSLYREAPGMEPYRPAQRTPVVNFFLAGSYTRQDYIDSMEGATMSGRLAAAAILDRPVQLATNAAAA; translated from the coding sequence GTGCGGGTGGCCATCGTGGGAGCCGGGCTGGCCGGTCTGTCGGCGGCGGTGGATCTGGTCGATGCCGGCCATGAAGTCGACCTCTACGAGGCCCGGCCGTTCCTCGGTGGCAAGGTCGGGAGCTGGGTCGATGACGACGGCAACCACATCGAGATGGGGCTGCATGTCTTCTTCTTCAACTACGCCAATCTGTTCGCCCTGATGCGCAAGGTGGGGGCGATCGACAACCTCCTGCCCAAGGAGCACACCCACCTGTTCGTCAACGCCGGCGGCGATCTGCGCGAGCTTGATTTCCGCTTCCCGATCGGCGCCCCCTTCAACGGACTCAAGGCCTTCTTCACCACCCCTCAGCTCGACTGGATCGACAAGCTGCGCAATGCGCTCGCCCTGGGCACCAGCCCGATCGTGCGCGGCCTGATCGACTACGAGGGGGCGATGAAGGTGATCCGCGATCTCGATCGCATCAGCTTCCACCAGTGGTTTCTCAGCCATGGCGGCAGCGAGCAGAGTATCCGCCGCATGTGGAACCCGATCGCCTACGCGCTGGGCTTCATCGACTGCGAGGCGATCTCGGCCCGCTGCATGCTCACCATCTTCATGATGTTCGCGGCGAAAACCGAGGCCTCCAAGCTCAATCTGCTCAAGGGCTCGCCGCACCGCTGGCTCACGGGTCCGATCCTGGAATACATCCAGCAGCGCGGCGGCCGGCTGCACCTCCGTCATCGCGTCACCGAGGTGTTGTTCGAGGAGGGAGAAGCGGGCTCGGATGGTCTGCCCGGCACACGGGTGAATGGCCTGAAACTCGGCACTCCCGAGGGCGAGATCTCGGTGCAGGCCGACGCCTATCTGGCCGCCTGCGATGTGCCCGGCATCCAGCGGATGATTCCCGAGACATGGCGCCGCTGGCCGCTGTTCGACAACATTCACCGGCTGGAGGCGGTGCCCGTGGCCACCGTGCAGCTGCGCTACGACGGCTGGGTGACCGAGCTCGGCGAGACGGCCGCCGCCGAGGCGCACCGGCGTGATCTGAGCCATCCCGCCGGTCTCGACAATCTGCTGTACACCGCCGACGCGGACTTCAGCTGCTTCTCCGATCTGGCGCTCTCCAGCCCGGTGGACTACCGCAAACCGGGTCTGGGATCTCTGCTGCAGTGTGTGCTCACCCCCGGCGATCCCTGGATTCCCAAGAAGACCGAGGAGATCGTCGCCCACACCGATGCCCAGGTGCGGCAGCTGTTCCCCTCCGCCCGCAACCTCAAGCTGGTGTGGAGCAATGTGGTCAAGCTGGCCCAGTCGCTGTACCGCGAGGCCCCGGGCATGGAGCCCTATCGGCCGGCGCAGCGCACGCCGGTGGTGAACTTCTTCCTGGCCGGCAGCTACACCCGCCAGGACTACATCGACTCGATGGAAGGCGCCACCATGAGCGGACGGCTGGCGGCCGCGGCGATCCTCGATCGCCCGGTTCAGCTGGCCACCAATGCGGCTGCGGCCTAG
- a CDS encoding SRPBCC family protein gives MGRWLEHSVTTEIEAPADRVWEVWSDLEAMPRWMRWIESVVMLDDPDLTDWTLAAQGFRFHWKARITRRVEAQQLHWESVGGLPTRGAVRFYPLSADRTAVKLSVSYELPGVLAPLMEPSILGNIVTRELQANLDRFRDLVETG, from the coding sequence ATGGGACGTTGGCTCGAGCACTCCGTCACGACCGAGATCGAGGCCCCGGCCGACCGGGTCTGGGAGGTGTGGAGCGACCTGGAGGCGATGCCGCGTTGGATGCGCTGGATCGAATCGGTCGTGATGCTCGATGATCCCGATCTCACCGACTGGACCCTGGCGGCCCAGGGCTTCCGCTTCCACTGGAAGGCCCGCATCACCCGCCGGGTCGAGGCGCAGCAGCTCCACTGGGAATCGGTGGGAGGGTTGCCCACCCGAGGGGCCGTGCGCTTCTATCCCCTCTCCGCCGATCGCACCGCCGTGAAGCTGTCGGTCAGCTATGAGCTGCCGGGTGTGCTGGCCCCTCTGATGGAGCCCTCCATTCTCGGTAACATCGTCACCAGGGAGTTGCAGGCCAATCTTGATCGTTTCCGGGATCTGGTGGAAACGGGTTGA
- a CDS encoding uroporphyrinogen-III synthase, with product MTPPAGPLTGRTIAVTRAEQQAGEARRRLEKLGAAVVDIPALVIGPPDDWDPLDEALADLESFHWIVFSSANGVEAVQQRLARMGTSLARRPGNARLAAVGRRTAALLEELGAPADFVPPSFVADSLIEHFPVSGWGLRLLLPRVQSGGRTVLAEAFGEAGARVVEVAAYESRCPRGLPSGALQALQQRRLDAITFASAKTVKHTARMLQDSFGESWPTVLEGLRVVSIGPQTSRSCIEALGRVDAEADPHDLEGLSQACVQALG from the coding sequence ATGACGCCACCGGCAGGCCCGCTCACGGGCCGGACGATCGCCGTGACCCGCGCCGAGCAGCAGGCCGGCGAGGCGCGCCGACGCCTGGAGAAGCTCGGCGCGGCGGTGGTGGACATCCCCGCCCTCGTGATCGGACCGCCGGACGACTGGGACCCGCTCGATGAAGCCCTGGCCGACCTGGAAAGCTTCCACTGGATCGTGTTCTCCAGCGCCAATGGCGTCGAGGCCGTGCAGCAGCGACTGGCACGCATGGGGACCAGCCTGGCGCGTCGCCCCGGCAACGCCCGCCTGGCCGCCGTGGGACGCCGCACCGCGGCGCTGCTGGAGGAGCTGGGAGCCCCAGCCGACTTCGTGCCCCCCAGCTTCGTGGCCGACAGCCTGATCGAGCACTTCCCAGTCTCGGGATGGGGGCTGCGGTTGCTGCTCCCGCGTGTCCAGAGCGGCGGCCGCACCGTGCTGGCGGAGGCCTTCGGAGAGGCCGGAGCCCGCGTGGTGGAGGTGGCCGCCTACGAGAGCCGCTGCCCCCGGGGGCTGCCCAGTGGAGCCCTGCAGGCGCTGCAGCAGCGGCGACTGGATGCCATCACCTTCGCCAGCGCCAAGACGGTGAAGCACACCGCCCGCATGCTGCAGGACAGCTTCGGCGAGAGCTGGCCAACCGTGCTGGAGGGACTGCGCGTGGTCTCGATCGGACCTCAGACGAGTCGCAGCTGCATCGAGGCACTGGGTCGTGTGGATGCCGAAGCCGACCCCCATGATCTCGAGGGCCTGTCGCAGGCCTGCGTGCAGGCGCTGGGCTGA
- a CDS encoding glycosyltransferase encodes MSGGAMPGLSLSMIVRNEASRLQACLESVRGFVDEMVVVDTGSSDDTAAIAAACGATVHHLSWPGDFAPARNHALELANGDWVLVLDADERLRPEAREPLRRLMQEPEALLINLLRVELEAAQSPYSSVSRLFRRHPAIHWSGAYHAMVDDSVAALLRDEPHRRVLACPEPALLHDGYRPELLADGRKARQLRQAMEAELRRRPDDPYACAKLGGLELSEGRSDRALRLLRRGLAACPPEAAAERYELLLHLGLAESARDPRRARGHYTAALELPLDPRLNLGARLNLAILELRLGNGEAALEHARQVTTAAPEFALGWTQLGLIQRQRGALGEAIAAYRQAISLAPEHAETQQNLAAACLLAGDIASARSGFRRAITLLAEQGRQQEAAALAQRAGAMVQLDVP; translated from the coding sequence ATGAGCGGGGGAGCGATGCCGGGGCTGAGCCTGTCGATGATCGTGCGCAATGAAGCCTCCCGGCTGCAGGCCTGCCTGGAGTCGGTGCGCGGTTTCGTCGACGAGATGGTGGTCGTCGACACCGGCTCCAGCGACGACACCGCCGCGATCGCCGCCGCCTGCGGCGCCACCGTGCATCACCTCAGCTGGCCGGGCGACTTCGCTCCGGCACGCAACCACGCCCTGGAGCTGGCCAACGGCGACTGGGTGCTGGTGCTCGATGCCGACGAACGGCTGCGGCCGGAAGCCAGGGAGCCGCTGCGGCGACTGATGCAGGAGCCGGAGGCACTGCTGATCAACCTGCTGCGGGTCGAGCTGGAGGCCGCCCAGTCGCCCTACTCCAGCGTCAGTCGCCTCTTTCGCCGGCACCCCGCCATTCACTGGAGCGGCGCCTACCACGCCATGGTCGACGACAGCGTCGCGGCCCTGCTGCGCGACGAGCCGCACCGGCGGGTGCTGGCGTGCCCCGAACCGGCCCTGCTGCACGACGGCTACCGGCCCGAGCTGCTGGCCGATGGCCGCAAGGCGCGCCAGTTGCGTCAGGCGATGGAGGCCGAGCTGCGACGCCGGCCGGACGATCCCTATGCCTGCGCCAAGCTCGGAGGGCTGGAACTGAGCGAGGGGCGGAGCGATCGCGCCCTCCGGCTGCTGCGCCGCGGCCTGGCCGCCTGCCCGCCCGAAGCAGCGGCCGAGCGCTATGAGCTGCTGCTGCATCTGGGGCTGGCCGAATCCGCCCGCGATCCACGGCGGGCCCGCGGGCATTACACCGCCGCCCTGGAGCTGCCGCTGGACCCGCGTCTCAACCTGGGCGCCCGGCTCAATCTGGCCATCCTGGAACTGCGCCTGGGCAACGGCGAGGCCGCCCTCGAGCACGCCCGCCAGGTCACCACCGCGGCACCGGAGTTCGCCCTGGGCTGGACCCAGCTGGGGCTGATCCAGCGCCAGCGGGGCGCCCTGGGGGAGGCGATCGCCGCCTATCGCCAGGCGATCAGCCTGGCTCCGGAGCACGCCGAAACCCAGCAGAACCTGGCGGCGGCCTGTCTTCTGGCCGGAGACATCGCCTCCGCCCGCAGCGGTTTCAGACGGGCCATCACCCTGCTGGCCGAGCAGGGCCGCCAGCAGGAGGCCGCAGCGCTGGCCCAGCGGGCGGGAGCGATGGTGCAGCTGGACGTCCCGTGA